A single genomic interval of bacterium harbors:
- the purE gene encoding 5-(carboxyamino)imidazole ribonucleotide mutase, with translation MQEKALVGIVVGSDSDLPVIQETVNILEYIGVGYDITIASAHRSPARVRTWVQDMEKRGVEVFIAGAGGAAHLPGVIAGETIVPVIGIPMPTLYFNGQDSLLSIVQMPSGVPVAAVAVGKAGATNAGLFAAQILAGKYADIAKSLKKFRQELYQGVEKKADKLEQLGIDKYIDTM, from the coding sequence ATGCAGGAGAAAGCTTTGGTAGGTATTGTTGTTGGAAGTGATTCGGATCTTCCGGTGATTCAGGAGACGGTTAATATTTTAGAATACATTGGTGTGGGGTATGATATCACGATTGCTTCCGCCCATCGCTCACCGGCAAGGGTGCGTACTTGGGTACAAGATATGGAGAAACGCGGGGTCGAGGTTTTTATTGCCGGTGCCGGTGGTGCGGCACATCTGCCGGGCGTAATTGCCGGAGAAACCATTGTTCCGGTGATCGGCATTCCCATGCCGACGCTTTATTTTAACGGTCAGGATTCTTTGCTCTCGATTGTTCAGATGCCTTCCGGGGTTCCGGTAGCAGCCGTGGCGGTCGGCAAGGCCGGGGCGACCAATGCCGGTTTATTTGCAGCCCAGATATTGGCCGGAAAATATGCTGATATTGCCAAGTCGTTGAAGAAATTCCGTCAGGAACTCTATCAGGGTGTGGAGAAAAAAGCCGACAAGCTTGAGCAGCTTGGGATTGATAAATATATTGATACGATGTAA
- a CDS encoding HEPN domain-containing protein — MPDKKDVEKVVRQWKKKAEHDLKVAEHTLEIQRDCPTEIVCFHSQQCVEKYLKAYLISINKPFPKTHDIEQLLLLFPKQMSFNISSEEKARLTEYATIARYPGDIEPIDVAEAEKAVRLAKRIRRLVKKLK, encoded by the coding sequence ATGCCCGATAAAAAAGATGTTGAGAAAGTTGTTAGGCAATGGAAGAAGAAAGCGGAACACGATTTGAAAGTGGCTGAACACACACTTGAAATCCAAAGAGATTGTCCGACTGAAATAGTGTGTTTTCATAGCCAACAATGCGTCGAGAAATATTTAAAAGCTTACTTGATATCCATCAACAAGCCATTTCCCAAAACACATGATATTGAACAATTGCTTTTGCTGTTTCCGAAACAAATGTCCTTTAATATATCCTCGGAAGAAAAGGCCAGGCTGACAGAGTATGCAACCATAGCTCGGTATCCAGGTGATATTGAACCGATTGATGTGGCGGAGGCTGAAAAAGCAGTGCGGTTGGCCAAACGAATTCGCCGGCTGGTAAAGAAATTAAAATGA
- a CDS encoding nucleotidyltransferase domain-containing protein, with protein MTTAGVQKKIKIMIERVVEKYHPIKIILFGSYARGTNTRDSDVDLLIIMEHVRSKHEQQIAIRMLLQDVGVSKDIIVTSNDEFRRNKNIIGTVAYPAAREGKILYAR; from the coding sequence ATGACAACTGCCGGTGTTCAAAAGAAAATTAAAATAATGATTGAACGGGTTGTTGAAAAATACCATCCGATAAAAATTATATTATTCGGTTCTTATGCACGTGGCACAAACACGCGTGACAGTGATGTTGATTTATTGATCATCATGGAGCATGTTCGGTCCAAGCATGAACAGCAGATTGCTATCCGGATGTTGCTGCAAGATGTTGGCGTTTCTAAAGATATCATTGTTACATCAAATGATGAATTTCGGCGTAACAAAAATATCATTGGAACCGTGGCGTATCCTGCGGCGCGAGAAGGTAAAATTCTTTATGCCCGATAA
- a CDS encoding PilZ domain-containing protein, whose amino-acid sequence MDNNRRIEYRIMADLIVNDLAFTGNIRKIQGLIRELSASGCRLDSSEDLEIGQELLMDFMLDEKEKIEQVKARVIRRLSQRSRRVVGVEFLELPEKLQYKIREFIVWKESQGESQ is encoded by the coding sequence GATAACAATCGGCGCATTGAATACCGGATTATGGCGGACCTGATAGTCAATGACCTCGCATTCACCGGGAATATCCGGAAGATTCAAGGCTTGATCCGGGAATTATCCGCTTCGGGCTGCAGGCTTGATTCATCCGAGGATCTGGAGATTGGGCAGGAATTGCTCATGGATTTTATGTTGGATGAAAAGGAAAAAATTGAGCAGGTTAAAGCACGTGTGATCCGGCGGCTTTCTCAGCGGAGTCGGCGTGTGGTGGGTGTCGAGTTTTTAGAGTTGCCTGAAAAATTGCAATATAAAATTCGAGAATTTATTGTCTGGAAGGAATCGCAGGGGGAATCACAATGA
- the purD gene encoding phosphoribosylamine--glycine ligase — protein MKILVVGGGGREYGLVWAAKKSKGVREVVAAPGNAGIAEIARCVDVPVDDIEGLVNLAKKERPYMVLIGPEVPLTLGLTDRLQAEGMAAFGPSASAARLEGSKTFAKEFMAKYNIPTAKYTVCTNAPDAVKALDDFGIPVVIKADGLAAGKGVTVALTREEAVRAIMDAMTEKIFGDAGERVVIEEYLEGEEASILAFCDGKTVVPVVAAQDHKRIFDNDEGPNTGGMGAYAPAPVVTDALKQQIQEEVLERTMVGMEKEGSPYKGILYAGLMITAQGPKVIEFNCRFGDPETQVVLPLLTVDLIQVAEACLRGKLTPDLVTWADAAAVCVVMSAPGYPGDYPKGLVISGIEEAEKMSDVMVWHAGTRRSNGDWVTSGGRVLGVISVDQTLSKAVEKVYQATEKIKFEGAHFRKDIAYRALTRITDSASK, from the coding sequence ATGAAAATTCTGGTAGTGGGCGGTGGCGGCCGTGAATACGGACTGGTCTGGGCTGCCAAAAAATCCAAAGGCGTACGTGAAGTTGTGGCTGCTCCCGGCAATGCCGGGATTGCCGAAATTGCCCGTTGTGTGGATGTCCCTGTGGATGATATTGAGGGGTTGGTCAATCTGGCTAAAAAGGAAAGGCCGTATATGGTATTGATCGGGCCGGAAGTTCCCTTGACACTGGGACTCACCGACCGGCTTCAGGCAGAGGGGATGGCTGCTTTTGGTCCTTCTGCGTCGGCAGCGCGTTTGGAGGGCAGTAAAACCTTTGCCAAGGAATTTATGGCCAAATATAATATCCCTACTGCCAAGTATACTGTTTGTACCAATGCGCCGGATGCAGTCAAGGCATTGGATGACTTTGGCATTCCTGTGGTGATTAAGGCAGATGGATTGGCTGCTGGCAAAGGGGTCACGGTCGCCTTGACACGTGAGGAAGCGGTGCGGGCAATTATGGATGCCATGACAGAGAAAATTTTCGGGGATGCCGGAGAGCGGGTCGTCATTGAGGAATATTTGGAAGGCGAAGAAGCGAGTATTTTGGCTTTTTGTGACGGCAAGACCGTTGTGCCGGTGGTGGCGGCACAAGACCACAAACGTATTTTTGACAATGACGAGGGCCCCAATACCGGCGGTATGGGCGCTTATGCGCCGGCGCCGGTTGTCACGGATGCATTGAAACAGCAGATACAGGAAGAAGTTTTAGAACGGACGATGGTGGGTATGGAAAAAGAGGGGTCGCCCTATAAAGGGATCTTGTATGCCGGATTGATGATTACGGCGCAGGGGCCCAAGGTGATTGAATTTAACTGCCGTTTTGGTGATCCCGAAACACAAGTGGTGCTGCCGCTGCTTACCGTTGATCTGATACAAGTAGCAGAGGCCTGTTTGCGGGGCAAACTGACTCCGGACTTGGTGACCTGGGCGGATGCCGCAGCAGTCTGCGTGGTGATGTCCGCACCTGGGTATCCGGGAGACTATCCCAAAGGGTTGGTGATTAGCGGGATTGAAGAAGCGGAAAAAATGTCAGATGTCATGGTGTGGCATGCAGGCACCCGCCGCAGCAACGGAGACTGGGTTACCAGCGGCGGCCGTGTGCTGGGTGTGATCTCAGTCGATCAGACCCTGTCTAAGGCAGTGGAAAAAGTATACCAAGCAACAGAGAAGATAAAATTTGAAGGCGCACATTTTCGTAAGGATATCGCCTATCGTGCTTTGACACGCATAACAGATTCCGCTAGCAAATAA